The Parus major isolate Abel chromosome 12, Parus_major1.1, whole genome shotgun sequence genome segment AGGGCCTGTCTTTACCCATGCTTGGGTTCCTGAGGTGCGGGCCATTGAGGTGTGGGTGCCCGCGGGTCCCGCCCTCATGGTGCGGCTGTGCCACCAGCTAGCCCTGGAGTGtgaggagctgccccagcccttccACCAGCAGGTAACGGCTCTGCCCCCCGACACCCCCGTCCCAGACTGGGGGACACAATCACTGACAGCTGATGTTTCCTCCATGTTGTAGGTGGTGGTGCCAGGAGGCCACCACATCTCATTGCGGTATGAGTTCCTGGTGCCCTGCCTGTGCATTGAGGTGGGTTGCCCTCCTTTACGGCCACCAGAACCCATTCCTCTGCCCTTGCATGAGGGGTGGGGGCATATCCTGCCCTGaccatcctgctctgctgccccaggCCTCCTACTCCCACCATGACAGCCCAAGGAGCAAACACTGCCCCTTCCATGACCAGCCAGATGCATGTGAGTGCCTGGTGCCTGTGGGGAGGGGAGATGAGTCCCAGGGGTGTCCCTTGGTGTCTCGCCATCCCACTGATGTGGTGCCCCACAGATGGTCCTGAGCTCTGGTCCTCAGTGCGCTTCCACGACTacagcaccagcagcaaggACCAGATGGCGATGGAGCTGAATGCCACCTGCCCCCTGCACCCACAGGCCACCCTCTGCTGGAGGGAGGCACCAGATGAGGCTGCACCCTGTCATGACATCCCCAATTCCACAGCTAGTAAGGATGAGCAGGTGAGGCTTCCTAATCTTGAGGTGTCACAGAATGTGGGACCGTGCCACTGGCTGAGGCATCCACTGGATCTCAGGGTCCCTAAAGGGCAGTGGGTGGACACGGGGGTGCCTGTGGACTGTGTGGGTCAGAGATTGGTAACTGTGGTACACTCTCCATTTGTTCCAGGTGTACATATTGGACAAGGTGGACgtgcacccccagctctgcttccgAGTAAGCCCCTGTGGGTGGGTGGGCACCATCTtggaaggggctggggggctgtggTGGGTGAGGGCAGCTCACCCTGCCCTTTCTTGATCCCACCTCCCCTCAGTTCTCCTACAAGAACAGCAGCCATGTGGAGTGTCCCCACCAGCCAGGTGAGATCTATGGGCAAGGGCAGCCCCGGGCTAAGCACTGGGGCCCTGGGGCCTCTTGCACCCCTCACTCTATTGGGCATCCTGCAACCTCGCTACTCTTTCTGGTGGCTGCAGAGACTGCCTGGAATGTTTCAGTGAGTGTGTGGGGGCTCCAGCTACGCCTGCACCTTACCTCCCGCATCCCTGCAGCCTTCAGCGCAGCCCTGTGCCAGCGCCGGGGTGGGCAGTGTGAACCTGAGGCCCCAGTCTACACTGTCACACAGGTGAgtggtgcagggctggggggtgCATGGTAGGGACAGACCCACACTGACCCTGCCCTTGTGCTTTGCAGCCagagggctctgctccaggggagttggcgctgctgctgccagtgcagaTCCTGGGCAGCTGCGTGCTGGTAAGTTGACTCTTGTGCTGTCATCTGTGCTATGGGAGACCCAACACGGTCCCCCTCTTACTCAACCCTTCCCCAGGTGTGGCGTTCGGATGTGCATTTTGCTCggaagcagctgctctgtcccGATGGTGAGAAGGGGTCCCGGAGGGGAATCAGGGGGGAGTGGAAATGGGCAGACATCCCCTTTACTGCCCCTCTCCCAGTCTCCCGCAGGCACtttgggctgctggggctggtgctggcactgggacTGGTGGTGACTGTGCTACTCCTCAACTGCCGTGGTGCCTGGAGGCCAGATGATGGTGAGGAGCACCTaagggggctgcaggagggacgGCAAAAGGGGCTGGAGTGCCAGGGGGTGCCAgttcctgggctgcagggggtCCCAGGGTGGTGGATGGCAGATGGTGTTGGATgccggggtgtccccaggggaTGCCAGTAGGACACAGAGCTGAGTTGTCACTGCTGTCGTCTCCATCCTGCAGGTGTCCCTGGCGGGcgccctgtgctgctgctgtactCGCCAGACTCAGAGGAGCATCTGGGGCTGGTGTGTGCCCTGGCCGAGCGGCTGcgtgcagggctgggctgcgATGTGCGCCTGGACCTGTGGGAAACGGGTGGCTTGGGTCAGGCGGGCGCCCTGCCCTGGCTCTACGCCCAGCGGGGCCGCGTGGGCCGCCAGCGTGGCACTGTCCTCCTCCTCTGGAGCCAGGGCAGTGCCCGGCTCTTTCATCGGTGGCAGGTCGGGATGGCCGACGGGACGCCTGGGGATGCCCATGACATTTTTGGGGCAGCCATGGCATGCCTGCATGGGGAGCTGGGGGCGGCGGGCCGCGGCGGTGGGTGGATCCTGGCATACTTCAGCCGGTTCTGCAGCCCCCATGATGTCCCCCGACCCCTTCGGCCACTTCCCACCTACCGCCTGCCCCGACAGCTGCCCGGTCTGCTGGGTGCCCTGCGGGGCAGCCCCCCGGCCCCTCGCCGCTGCCGTCGGGGCAGGGTGGGGGGCCTCTTGCATCGGTTGCTGGAGGTGGGGACTGGGGAGGGCAGCACCCCACCCCGGCCCCCCGGGGCAGCTTCTGGCACCTGAGTGTCCAGGCTGGGCATGGCTGCAGGGAGTGCAGGGCTGGGCCCGGCTCCTTGGTGAACACAGGGCTTCTGCCAGGAAAAAGCAGGGCTCAGgtgagcccaggtgtgcccacTGCGGCGGCAGGAGGGATACCCATGGGTGCCCCGGGAAGCGGCTGTGGGGGTCCAAGCAGGACTGGCCTCAGTCATGGAGTGTGCTGCTGAGGCCGAAGCGAGCAATCGAGCTGGTCATGTGTGGCTGGGAGTGGACATGCTGTCCTGAGCAGGGGCAGCTTTATTCCCATACCTGCTCCAGAGGAGAGTCCATAAAAGCCCCTTTGGATGCCACAGCCAAGCGAGGGGTTTGGATGGTGCAGGAAGAAGCTGAGAGACGAGGaggctccctgccctgccctgcccaggcacAGGTGGCTGGAGAGGCaggtgctgggcacagcctAGCCCTGCTCTTTGCCTTGGCATTGCCAGCAGGACTTGGTCTGGGGTGGAAGCAATAAAGGTGTCATTCCACCTTGCCCTGTTGTCTCTCTGCTGTACCGGGGGGATTGGTTGGTGCCCTGCAGAGTCGGGAGCTGCCCAGTGCTCCTCTGCAGCACGGAGGGGCAAGAGGACACACCCGGCTGGGTACAGCCTGTACCAGCACGGCTGTCACACCATGTCCCACAGCCGCAGCGGCTGTCCGGGGCAGCCTGGCACCGTGCCCGTGCCATGGAGCCAGCTCGTCTCTGTGGGGCCCCAAGCCCTCCAAGGGTGCCGGGGCACGGAGCCCTGCGTGGTCGGTGCGGGAACAGGAGGCCCCACCCCAGGGCGGTTGCTGACGCCACGCAAGGACCCGGGTGTCCGGGATCAGAGCAGGAAGCGGgagccggcggcggcggcggggcccgtGGAGCCAGGAGAGAGGCTGTTGGGAAGTAGCCAGCGTGGGGCCGGGGCACTCCAAAGTCCCGGCCCCACCATGAACgccctgggacagctcctgctggtgctggtggtgggGTCGGCGGGTGGCCGTGGGGATCCCCGCGACACCCTGGCCTGCTCCCAGGTGGGTTGGTGTCAGCAGCGCGCAGGCCTGGGGCACCTGGCACCACCACCGGCCTCacccctgcctcccccagggCCTCACCTGCCGCCTCTTGGGTAAGTGCCATCACCGTGCCATGGCCCCCACCCCACCCCGGGCATGGGGACTTCACCCCCATGCTGTCCTCTCTGTCCCCCCAGACACCGATGTGCTGTGCGGGACAGAGCCCCCGGGGCCCAGGCACGGGCTGGCCCTGGCTCGTCTGCGGCTGGAGCCGGCACTGCGCTGCACCGAGCCCATGGCCTGTGTGCCCTGCCTGGAGGCACGAGTGCGCCTGGCCTTGCCACCTGCCACAAGCACCGCCACGGAGTCCCGTCTCTCCGTGCAGCCAGGCGCCTCTGGGATAGAGGATAGCGGTGATGGGGGACAATGGTCACCAGTGACTGGGGCTGCCTCGTCCCAGCCCAACGTTactgggctgctgctcctctctgggcACGCATACACCTCATCCCGCTGCGTGGCTGTGGAGGTCTGGGCACCCTCGGGCCCCACACTGCGCGGCCGAACCGTGGTACGTACATGTGGGGCACTGGGGATAGGTGTCCTAACAGTGTCAGTCCCTGGCCACTGGGGATGTGGGCACTGGCATCAGCACATCTCTCTGGCACGGGGGTCCCGTTCCTGTGCCCTAAAGAGgtgggtgctggcagtgccGGTGCCTCACCACAGTCGGGTGGTGGTTTTCCTGCCCAGGGTTGGGTGATCTTCCGGTGCTTCGAGGCGCCGCTGGGCTCCAAACTCCACATCTCAGCATACATGAACTCACGGGGCCGGCAGAGGCttagccagcagcagcaggtgccagGTGAGCCCCGGCAGGTCCCCCGCAGTGGACCCAGCCCCCCTGCCAACTAATTCACTGTCCCCACAGACTGCTCGTggcctgcagcacaggctgctgtccCCCAGTGCCAAGGTAGGTGCTGGTGTCACCCTGCCTCAGTTTGCATCCCCTGGGGAGAGCCAGGCACTGGATAGCAGGGCTGACAGTGACCCTGGGGGTGCCGTGCTCTGTGCCATGGTGCTGGGTGACCTGAGCTGCTTCTGATACAGTGCCCAGGCTGCGGGTCTCCCCGGGGCAGAAGGAGGTGGTTGTGGAGGTACAGGGGGCTGCAGTAGGGCACAGCTACACACTCCGGCTCTACCACAACCGTAGCCATGGCAGCAGTGAGCCAGGGCGTGCAGTGACCACGGTGAGTATGCACCCTGTTCCCTGACCCCCCCACCCTCTCTGTTCTCCAGTCACTGCCCTCCTCCCCATTCCCGAGAAGCCGTGTCTGTGTTATAGGGAGTGTGCTGGGAGAGAGTCCCCTGTGGGCTCATCTCCCTGGGTGACCCTGCTGATGGTGATTTGCCATGGGGTGACCCACATCTGGTTGCTGGTAGCGGAGCAGTCCCATGAACTTCGTCCTGCCTGCCGATGAGGTGctgccctgcctctgcctgcaggTGGGCATCCAACCAGGCACCACAGGGGTGGCAGGATGACACTAAAGAGGGGCTCCAAGCTCCATGTATCTTCCTCTGGCATTCCACGGGTGCCAGACAGGTCACAGTCACAGCatgcatatttttcttgtctctctCCCCACTCCCAGGTCTGGATGGAAACCCAGGACCCACTACGGGCCACCCTGTGCCCCTTCTCCCATGGTACCTTCACTCTGAGGCTGGGGGGGGTGGGACACCGTGGGACCTGAGGGGACAGCACACGGAGTGACACCCCTcttctggtgctgctgcagatgcTGAGGCCTGGGAGCGACTGTGGGCGCAGAGCCGGCTGAGCCTGCACATCGAGGGGCAGGTGCTGACCTGCTCTCTCTCAGCCCCCTGCGAcctcctggctgagctggtgccctgctggcagccagTGCCCTCCGGGCCCTGCCAACCCCTCCCTggcctgcagcagcctgctgggGGGCAGGTGAGTGGGGCTTTGTGGGGCACTGGGGGCTTTGTGAAGGATGGTGGTGACAGTTACGGAGCATCCCTTCCACTCACAGGGACCCCAGGAGTTTGGAGGGCTGCGGCCACACCCCAACCTCTGCGTGCAGGTAGGACAGtgctctgccccacagctgcCCCACGGGCAGTTCTACATCACCCCCAGGCACTATTAATCCACTTTCTGGGGCAGGTGTGGAGCAGTGGGCAGGTCCGGCTGACCCAGTGCCTGCGGGACCGTGAGTACTGCTGGAGTGGGAGGGTAGAGGCAGCCTGTGGGTCCAGCTGTGGGGGAGAGCCCTCCTTGGCTTCCTTTCACCACCTACCCAGCCCCCTGGCACATTCCTAGGAGCGCTGCCCGGCCGCCCTGAtgacctcctgctgctggaacatGGGAATACCTCACTGTGTGCCATGGAGCAGGGTGCCTGCACACCCCTTGCCAGCTTCACCAGCACGGTAAAGAGGAAGGGACCCCCATATCTTGGCAGTAGTGGCCCTGGTGGCACAGGGACCCCTGTGTCCAGCAGTGGTGGCACTGCTGTCTGATGTGCTGTGTTgttgcagggagcagggcaccctgggctgctggagcaggagctgcagcaggatgtggcagtagggcagtgccagcaggtcAGTGTGAGCAGCCAGCAGGCAGTGGGCAGGGACTGGGCAGTGTCTGACATGTCCCTGTGTCTCCCACAGCTGTGGCACCCACTGAACAGCACTGGGGTTGCACTCTGGGCCTGTCCTCTGCAGAAGTGTGAGTGTTGAAAGCCAcagtggggaagaggagggataATAGAGGGTTGAGGGAGGCAACACCCCTGTGCAACCACAGGAGACCTCTGCTGGGTGCCGGGGGCCCTTGGTGGATGTAGATTCTGCCCTGCAGACTTGCGTACCCACTGGGCACTGGTGTGGatgggggtgctgctgggggccACCTGTCTCCTACTGCTGCTCTTGGTGAAGAAGGAGGACATGAAAGGTGAGTGGTGCACTTctgggggctgtgcctggcctGGGACCCCTTCTGGGATCTCACTGCCTCTCCTCCCCGCAGGATGGCTGAAATCCCTGAGGGCTGGCTATGGCTCTAGGGGTGAGtgtgggcagcctgtgcctATCCCAGAGTGGGGCCTCAGGGCGAGTGGGCAGCCTATGGCTATCGCAGAGGGATCAGATGACAGAGTGAGGGGGTCTTCCACCTGGATTAGTTCATGTTTGACTGCCTGACAGGTGTGTAGGGGTTTAGGGAACTGAGAAGAGGGATTGCAACCTGCCTCCCATTGTGTCTGTCTCTTAGGGTAGGTAGAGGGAACTGGGGGACTCACGTCAGTGAGGTCTCAGCTGCTTCCCATTGGGGCTGTTCTTTAGCTTGGGTACAGGGGGTGCTGCAAAGCTTGGGCAACAGAGGCAGGGGATGGTCTCCCACATCGTGGGTGTTTCCCAACATGCCTCCCACCATAGGGTGGGTACAGGGTGCATAGAGGGATCCAGACACTAATGATTGCCCCCTTCAGGTCCACTGCACGGCCGGCGGGCGCTGCTGGTGCATGCAGCAGAGCCAGTGGCAGAGCGGGCAGCATGTGCCTTGATGGCAGCTCTGCACTCACTGGGGCTGACAGTGGTGGCAGCACCGGGGGGTGGCAGTGGGGTAGCGGCTTTGGGGCCACTGCCCTGGCTGCATGCCCAGCACCACCGGGCACTGCGTGACAGTGACACTATCATCCTGCTCCTCTCGCCGGCAGCCGTGGCTGCTGCACATCAGTGGGACACCGGGGCCAGGGTTGTGCCAGAGTCCAGGGCCGCTGAGAGCAGCCTTGGGCCCCGGCAAAACCCTGGCCCTGATGATGTCCCCACTGTGGCGCCCTGCGAGGTGTTTGCGGCGGCTCTGTCCTGTGCCATGCCAGTGCTGGCAGTGGCCAGTGCTGGTGGGCACTATGTGGTGGCCCGGCTGGAGACCTCggtgccagcagtgcccccAGCACTGCGGGCAGCCCCTGCCTTCGCACTGCCCAGCGAGATGGAGGCGTTCTTGCAGGCACTGGCAGGACCAGCTCGGCAGAGGGGCCGGTGGCTAGAGCCATATGTGCCGGTGGTGGCCGAGGCTCTGCAGCGAGCAGTAGGGGAATAAAGGGGTGACAGTACTTTTGCTGAGTGTGAGTCCAGCTCTGAGTCCATCAGGGACTGGGATGGGTTGGGAAGGAGTGATGGGGTGGACTGGGATGGTGTGGAGGGGGATGATGGGGAGGTATagggggggaaaggaagggggCTGGGCTGTTTGGGGCATGAAGGGGAAGGGGGTTTTGTTGGTTGGAGGGTGGATGGGGAACTGAACCAGTTTAGGGGTATGAAGGGAAACTGGACCAATTTGAGGTGGTAATGGGGAACTAGACAAGCTCACTGGGGGGTGATTGGCAACTGGGACAATTCGCAGGGGAAAGTGTGAAAAGAAATTGGACTAGTTTAGGGTGAGATGAGGGGGAACTGGGCAAATTTGGGTACAGTGAGAGGAAACTGGACCAGTTTGGGGGGGGGTAGGGGGGGGGAAAGGTGAACCGGCCTGGTTTGGCCAGGTGTGGGGGGGAATGTTTGAGGGCCCCGCCCAGACCAGGCGAGGTTTGCGCTCCAAACCACCGGCCCCGTTGCGTGCGGGGTCATCGACTCCAGCCCATGAGCGCTGCCTCCGCCCGGGCCTTTGCCCGCGGGCCCTTTAAGGCGCGGGTGGGCGGGCCCAGGGCGCGGCGCGGATTGGCTGGGAGCGGggggccggcggcggcggcgcgcggCCATtggcgggggcggcgggcgcTGAGTCAGCGGGCGTGGCCCACGTGGtgcgggcggggcgggcggaCGATGGGGCCGCTGCCGTTGCTGCCGCGGTCGCCCCGGCGCAGGGGGCCCGGGCTGGGGGGAGCCCTCCTGGGGGCCGCCCTCCTCGGGGGGGTCCTGCTGGCGGCTCACGCCGACCCCGACCCCCACCGAGACGGGGCTGAGCCGTGCCGAGCCTGCCGCGGCCTCACCGACAGCTTCATCAGGGTGCGGGGCGGGGGGGCACAGGAATGATGGAGGCCGCGGCGAGGGGGCGCGCGGGGGGTAATGGCATCGAGGGGTGTGGGGTGTCACAGCCGCTGCTTcggggggagctgggggcagtCACGGGAGGGGCCCGCGGGTGGCACACATGGGGGACACGGCCTGGAGGTGACAGTGAGCAGGAACGAAGAGGGTCCTGGGTGGAGTGATGCGGTTGGGGGGCCCAGTGGCATCACAGGCTGGGGGGTAAGGGGGGGTGACCGGGCCCAGTAGAGGGGTGTCTTGGGCGGGACAGTGGTGAAGTGGAGGCactcctgcagcattcccaggggCACAGTGACTGGGTtctggggagggaagagggtgGCAAGTCCTTGGAAGTGATGTGTCTCATGGAACCCTACGGATAGAGGGGTTATTGCGGGGGTCCTATGCCTGCACTGCCACTGCCCCATGCACTCAGGGCCTGGAGCGAACAGAGCATGAGGGCTTTGGTGGGGGTAACACAgcctgggaggaggagaagctgtCCAAGTACCAGCACAGGTAAGTGACCccagtgaggggctgggggagcccagctgctccaaaaGTAATATCCCACGCTGACTCGGGTCTCTGCAGTGAGACCCGtctgctggaggtgctggagggtGTCTGTGCCCCCTCGGACTTCACCTGCCACCAACTGCTGGAGCGGAGTGAGGAGCACGTGGAGCAGTGGTGGTTCCATGAGTGAGtctggggacaggcacaggggGATGACAGGGGGCACAGGGGATGGCAGGGGGCTGAATGCTCTatctccccctccccaggcgACAGCAGCACCCTGACTTTTTCCAATGGCTGTGTGTGGACAGACTGATGCTTTGCTGTCCACCTGGCACCTACGGCCCGGACTGCCGGCGTGAGTAACGGCATCCCCAGGACTGTGGGATGAGCAGGGTGCTGGTAGGGCTGGAGGGGcccccctggctgctgccccctgccccagctgtcAGCTGGCTGGTCTCTCCTCACGCAGCCTGTGCCGGTGGGCCCCGACAGCCCTGCAGTGGCAACGGGCGATGCGACGGTGACGGCACACGCCGCGGCACCGGCCTCTGCGTCTGCAGCCCGGGCTATGGTGGCCCCTTCTGTGCCGAGTGTGGTGACGGCTACTATGAGGCCTCACGGAACAAGAGTCACCTTGTGTGTGCTGGTAGGTGGGGGCTCTACTGGTGCTGCCCAGGCAGTGGGTACAGGCAGCTGCCCCCTGCCTGTGTCCACGTTGCCCTCCCTACCCACAGAATGCTACCAGGCATGCGGGCGCTGCACAGGGCCCGAGGACTCCAGCTGCCTTCGCTGCAAGAGGGGCTGGGTGCTGCATGAGCACCGCTGCATCGGTGAGTGAAGGCCAGGGAtgagctcagggctgtgggagctgcatcCCCAGAGCTAAGGCTCAGTGGGGCCATTCCCATCTTTCCTGCAGACATAGATGAGTGTGGCACAGAGATGGCACACTGCCGAGCCAACCAGTACTGCGTCAACACAGAGGGCTCCTACGAGTGCCGAGGTCAGGGGGAGGTGGGGAGTTTTCATGCAGGTGGCTCTTCCCTACTTGGGGCCAACCCTGGCTAGGCTGGGaaagagctccagcagcaaCCCTGTCTCCTTTCCCTGAGGCAGACTGCTCCACAGCTTGCATTGGCTGCATGGGTGCCGGGCCGGCTCGCTGCAAGAAATGCAACAAGGGCTACTGGCGGGATGGAGCCAAGTGCTTGGGTGAGTGCCTCCCATGGACTTGGGGGCCATACTTCCCCCTCTTCACTGCCCAAGCCCTGCCTGAGCCCTGCCTCCCCTCCAGACGTGGATGAGTGTGCCAGTGCCGAGGAGCCAGTGTGCACAGGGGTGCAGGAGGTGTGTGAGAACACAGAGGGCAGCTACCGCTGCGTCTGTGCCCAAGGCCACATCCGCCGAGACGGGCAGTGTGTTGAGGACAAGCCCCCTGGTATGGCTTAATGCAGCACATGGGGACATGGGCATTGGGCAGGGGGTGTGCGACACAGTGGGGGGCTCCTGTTGGTCAGCTGTGCCCTCCCACGAGTATTGTCCGTGCAGATGCCCCAGAGAAGGGCTTCTTTGATGACGTGACTGATGACGAGGTGGTGGTGCTGCAGCAGATGTTCTTTGGTGTGATGATCTGTGCTCTTGCCACTCTGGCTGCCAAGGGTGACATGGTCTTCACCGCCATCTTCATCGGCGCCGTGGCCGCCATGGCCGGCTACTGGCTCTCTGACCGCAGTGACCGTGTCCTCGATGGCTTCATGAAGGGCAGATAGCTCTGGAACTGCTGGGTGCAAGTGGAGGGGCAGACTCAGCTTGGGGTGCAGGGCCTCGCCCAGGCAGGACTGGCTGCCAAGGCTGCATCCTGCACATGATGCTGTGCCCTGCATGCGTCCCCTAGCCCCCCTTTAGCATAGGATCTtgttttccctgtccctgcagaatGAGCCAGGAGTACCTGATCCTGGGGGCTCCCACACAGCCTCCTCTGGCTGGGAGGGGTGATATCAGGCAGTGCAGCATCCTGTGGGGGGCACAGCATGCTGCCCCCAGTTCCTCGTGCTCTGGAGGAGAGGCCTGGCATTGTGACAGGTGAGGGCGTGGAGGGGCAGGTGAGGGAGGGAACCTGCTATCTGCCCCAAGGCTGGGGCTCCTGGCCCTGTAGGACTCCCCTCCCATGAGGCCATTCCCTGTGGGAGAGTGGGAGGCTGGGTCCCCCCATGCCCTGAGCTGtgtggctgggagagctgccccccatccctgggcagaGCCCATCTCCCCTCCCAGGCTGGGGTGCCAGGGGCCCCTAGCCACTGGCAGGGTGCTGTGCCAGTGAGGGGGACCTGTGGGATGCATGAGTGTGGCTGTTGCATTTGTCTGTGGTTTGTCTGTCGGGGTGTGCCCATCTGTCCATGTGTCCATATCTCAGGAAATAAAGCTCTGCACACCCATCTTGGCTGCTCAGGGTGGGAATTGGCAGGGATTGGGGGTGCCGCTGCCTGCCACCACTTTCACATGCCAACCGGACTGTCTCCTCCCAGCATAAACTCTTTATTTCTCTCGTTTGGCACAAATGGAACCACCCCTGCCCGGCCCTACAGGGGTGTAGGGTCA includes the following:
- the CRELD1 gene encoding protein disulfide isomerase CRELD1 isoform X5 → MGPLPLLPRSPRRRGPGLGGALLGAALLGGVLLAAHADPDPHRDGAEPCRACRGLTDSFIRGLERTEHEGFGGGNTAWEEEKLSKYQHSETRLLEVLEGVCAPSDFTCHQLLERSEEHVEQWWFHERQQHPDFFQWLCVDRLMLCCPPGTYGPDCRPCAGGPRQPCSGNGRCDGDGTRRGTGLCVCSPGYGGPFCAECGDGYYEASRNKSHLVCAECYQACGRCTGPEDSSCLRCKRGWVLHEHRCIDIDECGTEMAHCRANQYCVNTEGSYECRDCSTACIGCMGAGPARCKKCNKGYWRDGAKCLDVDECASAEEPVCTGVQEVCENTEGSYRCVCAQGHIRRDGQCVEDKPPE
- the CRELD1 gene encoding protein disulfide isomerase CRELD1 isoform X2: MGPLPLLPRSPRRRGPGLGGALLGAALLGGVLLAAHADPDPHRDGAEPCRACRGLTDSFIRGLERTEHEGFGGGNTAWEEEKLSKYQHSETRLLEVLEGVCAPSDFTCHQLLERSEEHVEQWWFHERQQHPDFFQWLCVDRLMLCCPPGTYGPDCRPCAGGPRQPCSGNGRCDGDGTRRGTGLCVCSPGYGGPFCAECGDGYYEASRNKSHLVCAECYQACGRCTGPEDSSCLRCKRGWVLHEHRCIDCSTACIGCMGAGPARCKKCNKGYWRDGAKCLDVDECASAEEPVCTGVQEVCENTEGSYRCVCAQGHIRRDGQCVEDKPPDAPEKGFFDDVTDDEVVVLQQMFFGVMICALATLAAKGDMVFTAIFIGAVAAMAGYWLSDRSDRVLDGFMKGR
- the CRELD1 gene encoding protein disulfide isomerase CRELD1 isoform X3; this translates as MGPLPLLPRSPRRRGPGLGGALLGAALLGGVLLAAHADPDPHRDGAEPCRACRGLTDSFIRGLERTEHEGFGGGNTAWEEEKLSKYQHSETRLLEVLEGVCAPSDFTCHQLLERSEEHVEQWWFHERQQHPDFFQWLCVDRLMLCCPPGTYGPDCRPCAGGPRQPCSGNGRCDGDGTRRGTGLCVCSPGYGGPFCAECGDGYYEASRNKSHLVCAECYQACGRCTGPEDSSCLRCKRGWVLHEHRCIDIDECGTEMAHCRANQYCVNTEGSYECRGQGETAPQLALAAWVPGRLAARNATRATGGMEPSAWTWMSVPVPRSQCAQGCRRCVRTQRAATAASVPKATSAETGSVLRTSPLNEPGVPDPGGSHTASSGWEG
- the CRELD1 gene encoding protein disulfide isomerase CRELD1 isoform X1; protein product: MGPLPLLPRSPRRRGPGLGGALLGAALLGGVLLAAHADPDPHRDGAEPCRACRGLTDSFIRGLERTEHEGFGGGNTAWEEEKLSKYQHSETRLLEVLEGVCAPSDFTCHQLLERSEEHVEQWWFHERQQHPDFFQWLCVDRLMLCCPPGTYGPDCRPCAGGPRQPCSGNGRCDGDGTRRGTGLCVCSPGYGGPFCAECGDGYYEASRNKSHLVCAECYQACGRCTGPEDSSCLRCKRGWVLHEHRCIDIDECGTEMAHCRANQYCVNTEGSYECRDCSTACIGCMGAGPARCKKCNKGYWRDGAKCLDVDECASAEEPVCTGVQEVCENTEGSYRCVCAQGHIRRDGQCVEDKPPDAPEKGFFDDVTDDEVVVLQQMFFGVMICALATLAAKGDMVFTAIFIGAVAAMAGYWLSDRSDRVLDGFMKGR
- the IL17RC gene encoding interleukin-17 receptor C, which codes for MSHSRSGCPGQPGTVPVPWSQLVSVGPQALQGCRGTEPCVVGAGTGGPTPGRLLTPRKDPGVRDQSRKREPAAAAGPVEPGERLLGSSQRGAGALQSPGPTMNALGQLLLVLVVGSAGGRGDPRDTLACSQGLTCRLLDTDVLCGTEPPGPRHGLALARLRLEPALRCTEPMACVPCLEARVRLALPPATSTATESRLSVQPGASGIEDSGDGGQWSPVTGAASSQPNVTGLLLLSGHAYTSSRCVAVEVWAPSGPTLRGRTVGWVIFRCFEAPLGSKLHISAYMNSRGRQRLSQQQQVPDCSWPAAQAAVPQCQVPRLRVSPGQKEVVVEVQGAAVGHSYTLRLYHNRSHGSSEPGRAVTTRSSPMNFVLPADEVLPCLCLQVWMETQDPLRATLCPFSHDAEAWERLWAQSRLSLHIEGQVLTCSLSAPCDLLAELVPCWQPVPSGPCQPLPGLQQPAGGQGPQEFGGLRPHPNLCVQVWSSGQVRLTQCLRDRALPGRPDDLLLLEHGNTSLCAMEQGACTPLASFTSTGAGHPGLLEQELQQDVAVGQCQQLWHPLNSTGVALWACPLQKYLRTHWALVWMGVLLGATCLLLLLLVKKEDMKGWLKSLRAGYGSRGPLHGRRALLVHAAEPVAERAACALMAALHSLGLTVVAAPGGGSGVAALGPLPWLHAQHHRALRDSDTIILLLSPAAVAAAHQWDTGARVVPESRAAESSLGPRQNPGPDDVPTVAPCEVFAAALSCAMPVLAVASAGGHYVVARLETSVPAVPPALRAAPAFALPSEMEAFLQALAGPARQRGRWLEPYVPVVAEALQRAVGE
- the CRELD1 gene encoding protein disulfide isomerase CRELD1 isoform X4, whose protein sequence is MGPLPLLPRSPRRRGPGLGGALLGAALLGGVLLAAHADPDPHRDGAEPCRACRGLTDSFIRGLERTEHEGFGGGNTAWEEEKLSKYQHSETRLLEVLEGVCAPSDFTCHQLLERSEEHVEQWWFHERQQHPDFFQWLCVDRLMLCCPPGTYGPDCRPCAGGPRQPCSGNGRCDGDGTRRGTGLCVCSPGYGGPFCAECGDGYYEASRNKSHLVCAECYQACGRCTGPEDSSCLRCKRGWVLHEHRCIDIDECGTEMAHCRANQYCVNTEGSYECRGQGETAPQLALAAWVPGRLAARNATRATGGMEPSAWTWMSVPVPRSQCAQGCRRCVRTQRAATAASVPKATSAETGSVLRTSPLMPQRRASLMT